From one Mercenaria mercenaria strain notata unplaced genomic scaffold, MADL_Memer_1 contig_2827, whole genome shotgun sequence genomic stretch:
- the LOC123532195 gene encoding uncharacterized protein LOC123532195, translated as MCVHVFGNSPSPAVATYGLRRIAQNAAEVHGDAVFNFVKNDFYVDDGLTSLSSEDDAVALLTNTQRALEEEGRLRFHKLVSNNPKVLEHFKEEDLAKALKTEDSPTERSLGLSWDLTEDCFVFQYTLDKKSCYTKRNVLSTINSLFDPLGFLSPFTICGKILLRDITSKVNDWDEPIPEPLRKKWLSWFESLQDLQTLRIPRTYFPQHVRFNPESELHVFCDASEKAIASVAFLKTVTEDGNIHVGYAFGKAKVAPKHGHTIPRLELCAAVLAVEITEAVSEELSISPSKITYYTDSKVVLGYLNNRTRRFYIYVENRVSRILRFSKPSQWLYIETSNNPADEGTRGMKPSELKQCIWLSGEPLLTISNDISANYQLQNPDDDVEVRPIVKSMKTDIRLGVSRFEKFFSWIRLILAVAVLIRFIRRFRKEASTADESSNGEESKSRAKECIIKQIQQESFSREIGCLTNKKTLLKDSHVVKLSPFLDERGILRVGGRLRKSQLAAREKNPILIPGRSHVASLIVRFYHEEIHHQGRHVTEGAVRSAGFWITGGKRMIAKLIHACVTCRKLRGKLTYQKMADLPVDRLTPAPPFTFVGVDVFGPWSIVTRRTRGGNSSSKRWAVLCTCLAVRAVHIEVIDEMSSSAFINAVRRFLAIRGKVKVFRSDRGTNFVGATDDLSIDAINVEDRNVKNFLDDTGTTWLFNPPHASHFGGVWERMIGVTRRILDAILLENKHKHLTHDVLCTFMAEVCAIVNARPIVPVSTDPDDPFILSPSVLLTQKTADSSVDTYQDLGVKDMYKAQWKCVQVLAETFWKKWRRDYLSGLQSRQVWQDQSEDIKEGDLVLLRDKSVVRNEWPVGLVETVYASDDGLVRKVAVKVIKDNKPTAYIRPIVELVKLLE; from the coding sequence ATGTGCGTTCACGTATTTGGAAACTCTCCATCGCCAGCGGTGGCCACTTACGGCCTTCGTAGAATAGCTCAGAATGCAGCCGAAGTCCATGGTGACGCAGTGTTTAACTTCGTAAAGAATGACTTCTACGTAGACGATGGTCTCACGTCACTATCTTCAGAAGATGATGCAGTAGCTCTACTGACGAACACACAGAGAGCGCTTGAAGAAGAAGGCAGGCTGCGATTCCACAAACTTGTATCGAACAATCCAAAGGTACTCGAACACTTTAAAGAGGAAGACCTAGCTAAGGCCTTGAAAACAGAAGATTCACCAACCGAACGAAGCCTTGGACTGAGTTGGGATCTGACCGAAGATTGCTTTGTGTTTCAGTATACGTTAGACAAGAAAAGCTGCTACACAAAGCGGAATGTACTCTCAACTATAAATAGCCTGTTCGACCCGTTGGGCTTCTTATCTCCATTTACCATTTGTGGAAAGATACTACTTCGAGATATCACAAGTAAAGTAAACGACTGGGATGAACCGATACCCGAGCCATTGCGAAAGAAGTGGTTGTCATGGTTTGAATCCCTGCAAGACCTTCAAACGCTACGAATACCACGTACATATTTCCCACAGCACGTAAGATTCAACCCTGAAAGTGAGCTACATGTATTCTGCGATGCATCAGAGAAAGCCATAGCATCGGTTGCGTTTCTCAAGACAGTTACAGAGGACGGTAACATTCATGTTGGTTACGCGTTCGGAAAAGCTAAAGTAGCGCCAAAACACGGACATACCATACCGAGGCTCGAGCTATGCGCTGCAGTCCTCGCCGTTGAGATAACAGAAGCTGTATCTGAAGAGCTGTCGATTTCCCCTAGTAAGATCACATACTATACAGATAGCAAAGTGGTTCTTGGATATCTAAACAACCGGACCCGAAGATTTTACATCTATGTCGAAAACAGAGTGTCCAGAATTTTGAGATTTTCTAAACCTTCTCAGTGGCTATACATAGAAACATCAAATAACCCTGCAGATGAAGGAACCCGTGGTATGAAACCTTCGGAGTTAAAACAGTGTATATGGCTTTCTGGGGAACCATTGTTGACCATATCCAATGACATCAGCGCCAACTACCAGTTACAGAATCCAGATGACGACGTTGAAGTTCGCCCCATAGTCAAGAGCATGAAAACAGACATAAGACTTGGAGTCAGTCGGTTTGAGAAATTCTTCAGCTGGATAAGATTGATACTAGCAGTCGCAGTACTTATTCGTTTTATCAGACGCTTTAGGAAAGAAGCTTCTACCGCTGATGAGAGTTCCAACGGTGAAGAGTCGAAGTCCAGAGCCAAGGAGTGTATCATTAAACAGATACAGCAAGAATCGTTCTCAAGAGAGATTGGATGTCTCACGAACAAGAAAACCTTACTGAAGGACAGTCATGTTGTAAAACTGTCACCATTCCTTGACGAACGTGGAATACTTAGGGTAGGAGGGAGACTCAGGAAATCCCAGTTAGCAGCTCGGGAAAAGAATCCCATACTAATTCCTGGACGGTCCCACGTAGCTTCGTTAATAGTACGCTTTTACCATGAAGAAATACACCATCAAGGAAGACATGTCACAGAAGGTGCAGTTAGAAGCGCAGGTTTCTGGATCACCGGCGGAAAACGTATGATAGCAAAACTGATCCACGCGTGTGTCACATGTCGAAAGTTAAGAGGAAAACTTACTTACCAAAAGATGGCCGACTTACCTGTCGATCGACTTACTCCAGCCCCGCCATTTACCTTTGTCGGAGTGGACGTATTCGGTCCATGGAGCATCGTCACGCGGCGTACCAGAGGCGGCAATTCCTCATCCAAGCGATGGGCAGTACTCTGTACGTGCCTAGCCGTGAGAGCAGTTCATATCGAAGTCATAGACGAAATGTCGTCGTCGGCCTTCATCAATGCTGTCCGACGATTCTTAGCTATTCGAGGAAAGGTCAAAGTATTCCGATCAGACAGAGGTACCAATTTCGTCGGCGCTACAGACGATTTGAGTATAGACGCCATCAACGTCGAAGACCGGAATGTTAAGAACTTTCTTGACGATACAGGTACCACTTGGTTGTTCAACCCACCTCACGCATCGCATTTCGGTGGGGTTTGGGAACGCATGATAGGCGTAACTCGACGTATCCTAGACGCTATTCTACTAGAAAACAAGCATAAACACCTAACGCATGACGTTCTTTGTACATTCATGGCCGAGGTTTGTGCCATCGTTAACGCAAGGCCTATTGTTCCCGTTTCTACAGACCCAGATGATCCATTCATTTTGTCGCCATCAGTGCTGTTGACCCAGAAGACGGCTGATAGTTCAGTCGATACCTATCAAGACTTAGGTGTCAAGGACATGTATAAGGCACAATGGAAATGTGTACAAGTTCTCGCCGAGACATTCTGGAAAAAATGGAGGCGCGACTATTTGTCTGGTTTACAGTCGCGACAAGTGTGGCAAGATCAATCAGAAGATATCAAGGAAGGTGACTTAGTACTCTTAAGAGACAAATCAGTAGTGAGAAATGAGTGGCCAGTTGGACTGGTTGAAACTGTTTACGCGAGTGATGACGGTCTCGTAAGAAAAGTAGCCGTTAAAGTAATTAAAGACAATAAACCTACCGCGTATATTCGTCCGATAGTTGAGCTTGTAAAGCTCTTAGAGTAA
- the LOC128552469 gene encoding uncharacterized protein LOC128552469: MYEKQDKQGVIEKPRPRVSVRKTEVFKCNTCPFHANTDTHTLNECKTFKKKSVSERKKFLKDHNICYKCCNAVDHNFKSCTFTGRCSECDSDRHPSALHYFQSVSQKDHGRERPSTNNQRPPTFGTDQQVRSSCTKVCGKGFSGKSCSKTVLAKVYPNGQPARARTVYCILDDQSNRTLCRPELFDILCTDSESVGEECYTLVSCSGSFQTSGRTLSGLTVSALDDSFSISLPRVLECVQIPDTHSEIPTPEVTQYHDHLSDIPIPPLRPDVDIVLLIGRDVPDAHHVYEQRLGRPNAPFAQRLGLGWVVVGEVCLDAHKSNVNVMKTYIHSDGRPSLFQPCESKIAVKTTNNDIFIETANDNKQGLSIEDKEFVKMMDLEFCQDETGHWSAPLPFRTLRVRLPNNKAEAYRRAKSLDASLRRNPTKQKHCMEFMRGILDKGHAELAPSLQDEEECWYLPLFGVYHPMKKDKIRIVFDSSSKHDGVSLNSVLMSGPDLTNSLAGILMRFRKEKVAITGDIEQMFYQSTIITEIT, encoded by the coding sequence ATGTATGAGAAACAAGACAAACAAGGGGTTATTGAAAAGCCTAGGCCCAGAGTTAGTGTACGTAAAACCGAGGTGTTTAAATGTAACACATGCCCTTTTCATGCAAATACAGATACTCACACATTAaatgaatgtaaaacatttaagaaaaaatctgTGTCTGAAAGAAAAAAGTTTCTGAAAGATCACAATATTTGCTACAAATGTTGCAATGCTGTAGACCACAATTTTAAATCATGTACATTTACAGGTAGATGCAGCGAATGTGATAGCGACAGACACCCGTCTGCCTTACATTATTTTCAGAGTGTATCCCAAAAGGATCACGGCAGGGAGAGACCATCTACGAACAACCAGCGGCCACCTACCTTTGGTACAGATCAGCAGGTGCGTAGCAGTTGCACAAAGGTATGTGGTAAGGGCTTTTCTGGTAAGTCGTGCTCCAAAACCGTACTAGCCAAAGTCTACCCTAATGGTCAGCCGGCAAGGGCCAGAACTGTGTATTGTATCCTTGACGACCAGAGCAACCGTACTTTGTGTAGGCCGGAACTTTTTGATATATTGTGTACAGACTCGGAGTCCGTTGGTGAAGAATGCTACACCCTTGTATCGTGTTCAGGAAGTTTCCAGACTAGTGGTAGGACGTTAAGTGGGCTTACAGTGTCTGCACTTGATGATAGTTTTAGTATATCGCTACCCAGAGTGCTAGAATGTGTACAGATTCCAGACACACATTCTGAAATACCGACGCCGGAAGTTACACAGTACCACGATCACCTGAGTGATATCCCGATTCCTCCACTAAGACCAGATGTTGACATAGTATTGTTGATAGGCCGTGATGTCCCAGACGCCCACCATGTATACGAACAACGCCTTGGAAGACCTAATGCTCCATTCGCACAGAGGCTTGGGTTGGGCTGGGTAGTAGTAGGTGAGGTGTGCCTAGATGCGCATAAATCAAACGTCAACGTAATGAAGACGTATATACATAGTGATGGAAGGCCGTCGCTGTTCCAGCCATGCGAAAGTAAGATTGCCGTGAAAACGACAAACAACGATATATTCATAGAGACTGCGAATGACAATAAACAAGGATTATCCATAGAAGATAAGGAGTTTGTGAAGATGATGGACCTAGAATTTTGTCAGGACGAAACCGGTCATTGGTCAGCACCTTTACCTTTTCGTACTCTGCGAGTTCGACTACCAAACAACAAAGCTGAGGCTTATAGAAGAGCCAAGAGTCTAGACGCATCATTAAGACGGAACCCTACAAAACAGAAACACTGTATGGAATTCATGAGAGGTATTCTCGACAAAGGGCATGCGGAGCTTGCACCAAGTCTACAAGACGAAGAAGAATGTTGGTATTTACCATTGTTTGGCGTCTATCACCCAATGAAAAAAGACAAGATAAGAATAGTCTTTGATTCATCAAGCAAACACGACGGTGTGTCATTAAACAGTGTTCTTATGAGTGGACCAGACCTAACTAACAGTTTAGCAGGAATTCTCATGAGATTCAGGAAAGAGAAGGTTGCCATCACCGGCGACATAGAACAAATGTTTTATCAGTCCACAATCATCACCGAAATTACCTGA